The sequence below is a genomic window from Kitasatospora kifunensis.
GGCGCCCGCACCAAGGGGACAGCAGACGATGACGGTCATCCGCAACGAGGCGCTTCACAAGCAGGTCGCCAATGCGATGCGCACAGCCATCGCAGACGGCACATGGCCGACGGACACCCAACTGCCGACCGAGACCGACCTTGCCGAGTTGTACGGCGTCTCCCGTCCCACCGTCCGCCTCGCTGTGGCCGCGCTGCGCTCCGAGGGGCTTTTGGACGTCAAGCAGGGGCGCGGCACCTTTGTCCGCACCACCATTCACGGTCCCGCCGCCGCGATCGAGCAGACCATCACCCGCCACGGGGCCCGGTTCGAGACGTCAACCGACCACTGGTGGACCGGCGACGAAGAGGCCACGGTCTACCGGGCCACGACCGACGCCACCACGGCCCCCCTGCTCGGCATGGACTCGGACGAGATGACCATCGTGGTCGACCGCCTCATCCGGGACCCCGCAACCGGAATCCGAGCCGCGCACCGCCTCATCCTCCCGATGGTCAACATCGAGAGCACCCCTCTCGCCCAGGCCCCGGCAGTCACCCCGGGCAAGGTCTATGCCCTGCTCGCGACCGCCGGCCACGAACTCACCTGGCGCCAGCAAGTCTCCGCCCGCATCCCCACCCCCGACGAGCGCACCGCACTCCGTCTGTCCGAGGCCGCCGCCCTGCTCGTCACCCACCGGGTCACCGTCGACCAGACCCAGGACCAGCCCCTGATCCTGGAACGCCTCTTGATCGGTGCCGAGTCCGCTGCTCTCGGATTCACCATCGACGCCCAGGTCCCCGCTCCCCGAGGAAGCGCTAACGCTCCAAGGACCGCTGGCTAGTCCTACATACCGTTGCCGATCAGGTTGACCGTGGTCTCGAACCCGGCGAAGAGCAGGATCAAAGCCATCCCCGGGAAGCTCCAGCCACCCGGAAGCCACCATTACGGACGATGGTCCTCGCGCTTCGCGTGCGGCATCGTGCGCTGCGCGCAGACCGTAGTGAGCATCAGCGGTGCTGCGTCTCGGTGGGTGACGGCGGAGACGGACAAGCATGACGGGGTGGCACTGCCCCAGGTGGCCGGGCTGCCTCCGCCCGCACCGTGCACAGCCACCAGCCCGGGTGGGGGTGAACCGCTGTGGCCAAGGTCGCAGACGGGCCTGTCGCATATCTTCTTCACTTACTCAAGCGGCGGCGCGTTCGCGCCGCCGGGCGGCCCCGGCGCCCCGGCCGGGCATGCGGCCTTGCGGCCGTTCCGGGCCGGACGCCAGGCCGCCCGCGCGAACCAGTCCACCTCGATCGGCACGACAGCCTGGCAGCCCGTCACAGATAGCGCTGCGGCTCGACCTCGATAGCGACCGTGCCCATCACCGTGTCGGACCACGTCTGCCGGTACCGGTTCCACACCGGCCGCGCGAAGCCCAAGCCGACCGGCCCCAGGTCCAGCAGCAGGTGGGCCAGGCCGCGCAGGATGCTCCGCGCCGGTCCGATCGGCCGCCCGGTGTCGACGTCGACCACGCGCACGCCCACGAGTTGCTGCCCGAGCGTCTGACCGGTGCGCCCACGCAGTGACCACTGCCAGAGCCACCAGCCGAAGAAGATCGCATAGAAGCCAACCTTGAACACGTCCACGTCCGAGCCGAACGCACCGAGTACCAGCCGCGCCAGCGAGGTCACCGGCCCGAACAGCTCCAACACGTAGCCGTACGCAGTCATCGCGCCCGCGCCGACCGCGATATCAAGCAGTGCCCCGCAGGCACGCCGGTCCCATGACGCCAGCCCCGGCCACGCCGGCCGAACCGGCTCACTGCGCCCTGGACCCAGCGGCCCCCAGCGCGGGGGCGGCCAACCCGGCACCGGCGCAGCAGGATTCGACCCCTGCTGCGTCCAGCCCGGCACCCGCGGCGGTGGGCTGGTCGGCTGTGGCGGCCAGCCATAGCCGGACATCGGCGTACCAGTAGGCTCGTTCGGCCCAGGCGTTCCCATCTCGGACACGTCTCATCACCTCATGATCAGTTCAGCTCGAATCCCGGCAAACAAGGTCGGTCCGGGTCGCAACCACTCGTCCGGGGTACCGGTCACCGGACCGTGGCCGAAGTCGTGCCGTCACGACCGGAATAGATGACGTACCGTCAGTCCGACTCGACCACCGGCACCGTCGAGGCCAGTCGCAGCAGTTGTTCGAGCCTGAGCCACCCTTGAGGCAGGCCCACCAGCCGCACCTCGCCGTGTCCCTGTGCGTCTGTGGCCGCCACCGCGCGCAACTCGTCTACAGGCACGCCACATTGGGTGAGCAGAACGTTGACCTCAGTGGCCGCAGCCCGAGCCACCCGCCAGCCGGCCGCGTAGTCGACACCTTCGACCCACATCCATGCGTCCGGGTCCAGGCCCTGGCCCCATCCGCCGACGGCGTCCGCATCCGCGTCCCCGTACAGTGCCCTCAACTCCCGTGATTCGGAATCCACTTACTGCGGCCAGTAGTCACCGAATGGCAGTTTGTGCACGGACACGCCGAAGCGCCCGGTACCATCGGCACCGGGTTAACACCCACCGGACCACCCCACCCCGCCAAGGACAAGGGTGGTCCGGTTCCCTTCTTCTTCGGTTAGCCCCGCTGACCCTGAGGGTCGGCAAGCCGGATGCTCAGCAGGTGCGGGCCATCCGCCAGGCCGAACGACACCACCGACTCGCCCTGACGCCGCAGCCGTTCCACCACGTGCTCCTCAGCGCGCTCCCCCGTGAGGTACAGCCTGTAGGCCTCGAACTGGTACTCGCCCAGCGGCAGGGCCTGCATCGACTCCCACAGAGCCGCGAGCGCATCGGATACCCGCCCGAATGTCGCCGGGGGCGTGATCCCGGTCAGCTCGACCGTCACCGGCCCGCATGCCGCCACCTGCCGTCCGCCGGTCATTGCCCACCGTTCCCCTCATCCGGACGCGGCACCGGTCCCGCACCGGCGCCGCCCACGACCGCCAGCTCAATCAGCACCCGCACCGCTGGACGCCCCACCCGCTCCACGTCCTCCAGCAGGACCGCGCGCCCCTCGAAGGGCCGATCACTGTCGAACGTCCATGCCAAGTACTCCCGCATCGGCGCGATCACCTCATCCAGAGTCGTCAGACCCGGATCCGGGATCGCGGCATCGATCGCATGCAGCAGCGACACCAACGCCTCCACGTGCTGCAAGGCGTCCTGAGCCACAGTCAGCAACGTTGCATGGTCCAGATCTCGGAGCGCGGGACCGTCACCCACATCCCAGGCGGACCACATCGCGTCATTGATCCGCGCCCGACCCAGCTCGAACGCGATATGCGGCCAACGGTCCGCCGGCCGCCGCGCCTTCGCCCTCGGCACCTCACTCACGCCTGCACCTCCCCAGGACGCCGGGGGTGATGACCGTGGACCTTCTCCCGACGGCCTCCCACGCGGATGAACCGCACCGCCGCCGACCGCTCGATACCCGCACCGCAGTAGAAGCAGCACCCCCGCTCCGCCGCCGAACCCCGCTGAGCCCGAATCACCGGTCATCACCCTGCACTGGCGTCACGACCGCCCAGACGATCTTCCCGATCCCCGGAGTGCGCGGCCCAAAACCCCAGGCCTGCGACATCGCTCTGACGAGATTCAGGCCCCGCCCGCACTCGTCCAGCAACTCGATATCCCGCAGCACCGGCGCCACACTGCTCGCGTCGTGCACCTCGATCCGCAGGCTCGCCGCATCCACGGTCAGCCGGACGAACACACGCTTCCCGCGCCTGGTGCCGTGCTTGACGGCGTTGGTCACCAACTCGGTGATGATCACTGAACCCGAGTCAGCGAAGCGATCACCGCCCTCGATCCGACCCAGCAGCCGCAGCAGCCTGCGCCGCGACCATCCGGACGAGCTGAGCGCACGAGGCATCCAGAACTCGTCAGACCCACCCAACACTCGTGATTTGGAGGCCAGTTCAACACTGGTCGCGGCCATGCCTGCTCCCTTCGCCACTGACGCTCAGTCAACTGAGCGCTGTGCCAGCGATCCGCCTACTCAGAGAACACCGGAGAGCACACAAGTAGTAATGTCGATAGGGGTGTTGAACTGTGGTGAATTCGCCACACGGGTGAACAGAGGTTCGAGAGATGGCGGTACCGAACACGCAGCTCGCCGACTGGCTCAGCCGCACGGGATGGTCGAACGGCGCACTCGCCCGCCAGGTCAGGACGAAGGCCGCCGAGCTGAAACACCCGCATGTCACGCCCGATACGTCCAGCGTGAGGCGCTGGCTCGAAGGCCAGGCCCCTCGGCCGCCGGTCCCCGAGATCCTCGCTGATCTCTTCTCAGCTCACTTCAGCTTCCGCGTGACGACGTACGACCTCGGGTTTGAGACCGAGTCTGCCGCCGATCGAGCACTTGTCTACAACCGGTCCTTTGCCGCTACGGTTGAAGCCGTTGCCGACCTAGGGAGATCTGACGTGGACCGTCGCAAGTTCCTAGCGGGATCGACCTTCGCGGCTGCCGCCGGCGCTGGGCCCGCCTTTGACTGGCTGTTGGGCACGATGGATCAAGACCCGCAGCCCGACCGTCGAGTTCGCCTCGAAGACGTCTCAGCGGTCAAGAACATGTTCGGCGCCTTCCAGCAGATGGACATCTTCCAGGGCGGTGGCTCCGGCCGACTCGCCCTGGCCGCGTACATGAACGAACACGTCTACCCCCTGCTCCGCCGCAGCTACGACGAGGACGTGCACCAAGCGCTTGCCGAGGCAGCCGCAGAGCAGACGTACCTCCTCGGCTGGATGGCATACGACAACGGCGAGCACGGCACGGCCCAGCGCTACCTGATCCAGTCGCTGCGGCTCGCCCAGGAGTCCAAGAACCCCGCCCTCGGTGCGCACGTGCTGGCAGGCATGGCGGATCAGGCCACGCTGCTCGGGAAGCCCGACGAGGGCCTCCGCCTGGCTCAGGCCGGCCGCCAGGGGCTGAGTCGCACCCCGGAGTCCGCCGCGTGCCTTGCCGACCTCTGGGCCCTCGAGGGCCGAGCCCTGGCCAAGTTGGAGGACAAAGCGGCGGCGCGGCACGCCGTCGCCGAGTCGGAGCGCGCCTTCGCCCGTGTAGCGCCCGGCAACGAGGACGAGCCCGAGTGGGCCCGCTTCATCGACCCCGCCTACCTCAACGGCGAGCACGCCCACACCTTCCAGGACATCGGCGACAGCGCCCAAGCCGAGACCTACGCCCGCCTGTCTATCGACCACGCCCGCGCCCAGCGCCGAGCCCGCCGCGGCGCCATGTCCCAGGCCGCCCTCGCCGTCTCCCACCTCCAGCGCCGAGACCTCGAAGCCGCCCACGCCGCCGGAGTCCGAACCCTGAACCTCACCCGCCAAGTCCAGTCATCCCGCGCAGTCGAGGCCGTCCAGAACATCAAGCGCCAGCTGACCCCCTTCGGCCGGCACCCACTCGTCGCCGACTTCAACGAGCGGGCGCGGGATCTGCTGGCTGCATGACGCAGCTTTTTTTTGGGCCCTCCCAGTGACACGCCGCGGGAGGGCCCAAGTATGTCCCTGCCCGATAGACATCGGCCTGCCACTAATTACTCATACGTCGGCGACCTTCTGGGCAGCCCATGCCGAACACGATGGTCCGCGAGACTCTGCCGGTCAATGATGTGCTTAGGCACCTCACGGAGCCGTCCGATCAATGCGCTATCAACACGACTTACGATAGTCAGATCCGGATTAATTATCAGCACGCCAAGATCAAGCATAATATGATGATTTGGACACAGGCACAGCATATTTCCACGCCCACTGCGGCCACCATCGCCAATAGGGCGAATATGCGCGATTTGCACATAGGGGCCCTGCGGTCCGACAATGCGCACCCCGCAGACCTGGCACATGTGGTCATGAAGCTTCTTTAGATCTTCTGTGACCGCACTCATTCCGACAAAGCGCGAACGCCTAACAGAAAACCCATCCCCACCAAACTCGGGATAGGCTTTTTCTGTCAGCGCTTCTGCATCTTCCAACGCCGCAGGCTTCCCCTCATTGGCGCCCGGGATTCGAGCAATCCGATACCGCCATACACGATGCCCACCATCATCGGACTCGGACCAGTAGTCCTCAACCCTATACAGGCCATCGTAGCGAAATCGACCGCCAGCCCCGGCGGCAATTGTTCTCACTACGCGAACGGGAGCACGTGAAGCAGCGCTGACAGCCAGACTAGAGTTGCCCTTGGCCAGCTGCTGATCCCTGCCCAGCTGCCCGGTAGTCGCGCTTCGCCCACCCTGACCAGTGAAGATGATCGAATCTCCATAGTCCTCGGCCGCATCATCCCCCGAGAGCAGAATCGACTCAGCGCCACGCTGGGAGGTGCCAGTAATGGATCCCTGCATTTGCCTATGAACACCAGCCCGCGCAAGTGCTACCCGAGACTCGAAAAGCTGCCCGATCTGAACGCCAGGAATCTCGCCGATTCTATCGTGGAACTCTTGCCTGGCTCCGTTCTGACCACCCGGGAGTGCGAGGGCAAGCCCCTTCACCCTAGCTTTCTCTTCTTTGCGCGCTGATCGTGCCACAAAGAGCGCTTCACCGACCAGTGAGTCACATGTCGATGAGATCCAGGATGGGTCATCCGGCCAAGCCGACAATAGACCTGAAAATAGTTCGACCAATCGCTCTTCCGTCGGGATTGTCCGCCCATTTAGATAGGAATCGAGCGTCCGCGCACTCAAGTCACAGTGCCGTGCGACTTGCTCAGTTGAAGGGCTTCCACAGTGCCCCCAGGCCGCAACAAGCTGGCGGGTGAAGTCCTCCTCCTCGGCAGTACGGCGGACTGCCGGTACACCACGGAGTCGAGACTCCTCCGCAAGCGCCTCCTCGACCTCACGCCGTCGGTCACGCCATCGCTGTCGCTCAACGTCACCACCACCTATCCAGGCATCGACAATGATGTCCAGGTTCTTTGCACTTGGCAGGCGCGTGCCACTCAGCGCCGCATAGACCGCTGTACGCGACGCTCCACGCATCACGGCCATGTCAACTGTGCCTTGCGCTCGGTCCATCACGGCACGAAGATCGCGAGCGAAGGCGACCAGTGGCCCATCCCCCCTCAGTGGCAGCCGACGAGCCATGTCTTCACCGTGATATGCATCACATTCCTCCAGCCCATCACTGTGACACAGGTCACAATATCGAGCATCGGACCGCCAGTGACCTGGGGTGATGTGACGACACATCAGTCCCGCGATGTTTTCTGCGGGATCCCCGCCCGGCGGCGCTCTGCCATGGTTTTACAAGTGCCGGCTGAGCCGCTCTCCCACAAAGGAGCGACGGCTCCCTGCGCCAACAGGAAGCCGTCTCTGCTCGTAGCCCCCATCAACATGCACGGAGTACTACATGGACGAGAGTACGGGGAGTCCCGCGGTCTGGGAAAGCGCCAAGGTCGCCGCAGTGAGCGGGGCCACCCCTAGGTGGTTCGCGCTGACTGGCCTAGCGGCGGCGACCGCAGGCCCGATCGCCGCCGGCCTGCAGGGCAATCCCACCGTCGCGGCGATCTCTGCGACACCGAGTCTCGTGCTCGGGCTGGCGTTCTTCGTGGGCGTCATCTGCCCGGCTATCTGGTCCAGGAAGGCCCAGCGCCAGAAGGCCGCACTGAACGTGATGAATGCGCTACTCGGCCGCAACCCTGGAAGCGCATACAAACGGACGTAGGCCCAAACGACCTGGCATCGGGGCCATCACAAGATCTACTTGCCTGACGCCACTTCCGTCAGCCCTTGCCACCCGCCGCGACCCAAGTTGGCCGCTCGCCGACTCGGAGTCTGGGCCTTCCCTCACACTTGGAGGGGAGGCCCAAGACTCCAGCAGGCGCGAACTATCCGCTTAGACCCACTCGATCTCGCTCACGATGCCGTCGGTCACCCGCGGAGCGGGCAGCGGCACCCTCGGGCCCTGTGCCGCCGACCCATCCGCGCCAGCCGGCCGAGAGCTCCGGCCAACCCCAAGTTCACCCAAAAGAGTGAACCTCTCAGCCTCGCTCAGCGAGTGAAGTAAGTCACACAACTCACCCACCGCGTCGGTCATACCCCAGCGCCTTTTGCCTGGTCAGCGCCCTGGTTGACCACCGTCAGGGGCAGCAGCTTCTTGCCCGTCGGGCCTACTTGTATGGCCGTCTGCATCTGCGGACACACCCCACAGTCAAAACAGGGAGTCCAGCGGCAGTCGTCGACCTCGACCTCCTCGAGCGCGTCCTGCCAGTCCTCCCAGAGCCAGTCCTTGTCGAGGCCGCTGTCCAGGTGGTCCCAGGGCAGCACCTCCTCGTAGCCGCGCTCGCGGGTGGTGTACCACTCGACGTCGACGCCAGTGCCGGCCAGGCCCTTCTCGGCGCTCGCCATCCAGCGGTCGTAGGAGAAGTGCTCACGCCAGCCGTCGAAGCGGCCGCCGTCCTCGTAGACCGCGCGAATGATCTTGCCGGTGCGGCGGTCACCGCGGGAGAGCAGGCCCTCGACGATGCCGGGCTTGCCGTCGTGGTAGCGGAACCCGATGTTCTTGCCGTACTTGCGGTCCTGACGGATCGCGTCGCGCAGCTTGCCGAGCCGGGCGTCGGTGGCCTCGGCGGACAGCTGCGGGGCCCACTGGAAGGGGGTGTGCGGCTTGGGCACGAAACCGCCGATGGAGACCGTGCAGCGGATGTCGTTCTGCCCGGTGACCTCGCGGCCCTTCTGGATGACGTTCTTCGCCATCTCGGCGATCTGCAGCACGTCCTCGTCGGTCTCGGTGGGCAGGCCGACCATGAAGTACAGCTTCACCTGGCGCCAGCCGTTGCCGTAGGCCGCGGCGAC
It includes:
- a CDS encoding GntR family transcriptional regulator, with translation MTVIRNEALHKQVANAMRTAIADGTWPTDTQLPTETDLAELYGVSRPTVRLAVAALRSEGLLDVKQGRGTFVRTTIHGPAAAIEQTITRHGARFETSTDHWWTGDEEATVYRATTDATTAPLLGMDSDEMTIVVDRLIRDPATGIRAAHRLILPMVNIESTPLAQAPAVTPGKVYALLATAGHELTWRQQVSARIPTPDERTALRLSEAAALLVTHRVTVDQTQDQPLILERLLIGAESAALGFTIDAQVPAPRGSANAPRTAG
- a CDS encoding RDD family protein, which encodes MGTPGPNEPTGTPMSGYGWPPQPTSPPPRVPGWTQQGSNPAAPVPGWPPPRWGPLGPGRSEPVRPAWPGLASWDRRACGALLDIAVGAGAMTAYGYVLELFGPVTSLARLVLGAFGSDVDVFKVGFYAIFFGWWLWQWSLRGRTGQTLGQQLVGVRVVDVDTGRPIGPARSILRGLAHLLLDLGPVGLGFARPVWNRYRQTWSDTVMGTVAIEVEPQRYL
- a CDS encoding ATP-binding protein; this encodes MAATSVELASKSRVLGGSDEFWMPRALSSSGWSRRRLLRLLGRIEGGDRFADSGSVIITELVTNAVKHGTRRGKRVFVRLTVDAASLRIEVHDASSVAPVLRDIELLDECGRGLNLVRAMSQAWGFGPRTPGIGKIVWAVVTPVQGDDR
- a CDS encoding transcriptional regulator, translating into MAVPNTQLADWLSRTGWSNGALARQVRTKAAELKHPHVTPDTSSVRRWLEGQAPRPPVPEILADLFSAHFSFRVTTYDLGFETESAADRALVYNRSFAATVEAVADLGRSDVDRRKFLAGSTFAAAAGAGPAFDWLLGTMDQDPQPDRRVRLEDVSAVKNMFGAFQQMDIFQGGGSGRLALAAYMNEHVYPLLRRSYDEDVHQALAEAAAEQTYLLGWMAYDNGEHGTAQRYLIQSLRLAQESKNPALGAHVLAGMADQATLLGKPDEGLRLAQAGRQGLSRTPESAACLADLWALEGRALAKLEDKAAARHAVAESERAFARVAPGNEDEPEWARFIDPAYLNGEHAHTFQDIGDSAQAETYARLSIDHARAQRRARRGAMSQAALAVSHLQRRDLEAAHAAGVRTLNLTRQVQSSRAVEAVQNIKRQLTPFGRHPLVADFNERARDLLAA
- a CDS encoding YDG/SRA domain-containing protein; the protein is MAVMRGASRTAVYAALSGTRLPSAKNLDIIVDAWIGGGDVERQRWRDRRREVEEALAEESRLRGVPAVRRTAEEEDFTRQLVAAWGHCGSPSTEQVARHCDLSARTLDSYLNGRTIPTEERLVELFSGLLSAWPDDPSWISSTCDSLVGEALFVARSARKEEKARVKGLALALPGGQNGARQEFHDRIGEIPGVQIGQLFESRVALARAGVHRQMQGSITGTSQRGAESILLSGDDAAEDYGDSIIFTGQGGRSATTGQLGRDQQLAKGNSSLAVSAASRAPVRVVRTIAAGAGGRFRYDGLYRVEDYWSESDDGGHRVWRYRIARIPGANEGKPAALEDAEALTEKAYPEFGGDGFSVRRSRFVGMSAVTEDLKKLHDHMCQVCGVRIVGPQGPYVQIAHIRPIGDGGRSGRGNMLCLCPNHHIMLDLGVLIINPDLTIVSRVDSALIGRLREVPKHIIDRQSLADHRVRHGLPRRSPTYE